From a single Fuerstiella sp. genomic region:
- the dnaJ gene encoding molecular chaperone DnaJ — MPTQRDYYEVLGVARSATASEIKKAYRTIALKNHPDRNPGDETAIERFKEASEAFDVLGDEDKRSRYDQFGHAGVSGSRGGGTGFQDVGDIFSAFGDIFENFGFGGSGGGRTRGGRRGSSLQATAQIDLTEAAAGCTRELHISRHEPCDTCNGSGARPGSQPVTCSTCGGHGQVIQAQGLFRVQTTCPACRGEGKTVSSPCVDCSGNGRTMKEVVREVKIPAGIDNGMQLCLRSEGEAGAKGGARGDLYVDVEVRPHPLFERDGMDLKCRVPVTYSQAVLGTELEIPTLTGRKDFTLPAGTQPGSVTRLRGKGMPDPRNGHQVGDLLVEIQVEVPRKTGGRQEELLRELAELEAVDVMPEQKSFFGQLKEFFGGGEEEQ, encoded by the coding sequence ATGCCGACACAACGCGACTACTATGAAGTACTGGGAGTCGCACGCAGCGCGACGGCAAGCGAAATCAAAAAAGCCTATCGAACCATTGCTCTGAAGAATCATCCGGACCGCAATCCAGGTGACGAAACAGCCATTGAACGCTTCAAGGAAGCCTCTGAAGCCTTCGACGTTCTGGGCGATGAAGATAAAAGGTCACGCTATGACCAGTTTGGTCACGCCGGTGTTTCCGGATCCCGTGGAGGAGGTACCGGTTTCCAGGATGTCGGTGATATTTTCAGTGCATTCGGAGACATCTTTGAGAATTTTGGATTTGGTGGCAGTGGAGGAGGACGTACACGGGGAGGACGTCGCGGATCTTCGTTACAGGCAACGGCTCAAATCGATTTGACCGAAGCTGCGGCCGGCTGTACTCGTGAGCTTCATATTTCCCGGCATGAACCGTGCGATACGTGTAATGGGTCCGGTGCACGGCCAGGCAGCCAGCCTGTCACCTGCTCCACCTGCGGTGGCCACGGACAGGTGATTCAGGCTCAGGGACTGTTCCGTGTGCAGACCACCTGTCCCGCCTGTCGAGGTGAAGGAAAAACAGTCTCCAGCCCGTGCGTTGACTGCAGCGGCAACGGTCGCACCATGAAGGAAGTCGTGCGAGAAGTCAAAATCCCTGCGGGGATTGACAACGGAATGCAGCTCTGCCTGCGAAGCGAAGGTGAAGCCGGTGCCAAAGGTGGTGCTCGAGGTGATCTGTATGTTGACGTGGAAGTTCGTCCACATCCGTTGTTCGAACGAGACGGAATGGATTTAAAATGTCGGGTTCCGGTAACGTATTCCCAGGCCGTTCTGGGAACAGAGCTGGAAATTCCGACGCTCACCGGACGAAAGGATTTTACTCTGCCTGCAGGAACACAACCTGGCAGCGTGACCCGTCTGCGGGGAAAAGGGATGCCGGATCCGCGGAATGGACATCAGGTTGGCGACCTGCTGGTTGAAATTCAGGTGGAAGTACCGCGAAAGACCGGTGGAAGACAGGAGGAACTGCTCAGAGAACTGGCCGAACTTGAGGCGGTGGACGTGATGCCGGAGCAAAAATCATTTTTCGGTCAGTTGAAGGAATTTTTCGGTGGCGGTGAAGAGGAACAATGA
- the grpE gene encoding nucleotide exchange factor GrpE, producing the protein MTEETKNEPELPEDDVPAAEASETSEPAAEPVNPDDLRLQIEKLQDQLLRGQAELENFRRRSHREADEARKYQSLPMVRDLLPALDNLERAIHAAEQTGDVGTLLEGIRMVSQQLFDTLKGHAIQPITAEGEQFDPNLHAALSQVPTDEHPPMTVIQVVESGYLMHDRIVRPAKVIVSCALPETESDATPAADAEE; encoded by the coding sequence ATGACAGAAGAAACCAAAAATGAGCCGGAATTGCCGGAAGACGATGTCCCTGCAGCTGAGGCATCGGAAACGAGTGAACCTGCTGCTGAACCGGTGAATCCGGATGACCTGCGGTTACAGATCGAGAAACTTCAGGATCAGCTGCTCAGAGGACAGGCGGAACTGGAAAATTTTCGACGAAGGTCTCATCGCGAAGCAGATGAAGCCCGCAAATACCAGTCCCTGCCGATGGTACGTGACCTGCTGCCGGCACTGGACAATCTGGAACGGGCCATCCATGCGGCGGAGCAGACCGGTGATGTTGGAACTCTGCTGGAAGGGATCCGCATGGTGTCTCAACAGCTGTTCGACACACTGAAGGGACATGCAATTCAGCCAATCACTGCCGAAGGCGAGCAGTTCGATCCAAATCTCCATGCAGCGTTGAGCCAGGTACCAACTGACGAGCATCCGCCAATGACCGTGATTCAGGTGGTTGAATCCGGGTATCTCATGCATGATCGCATCGTACGACCCGCAAAAGTCATTGTCAGCTGCGCCCTTCCTGAAACGGAGTCAGACGCAACTCCCGCAGCAGATGCAGAAGAATAA
- a CDS encoding zinc ribbon domain-containing protein, translating to MPTYEYRCKSCAHEWEEFQSIKAKPLRKCPECGKLKAERIISAGGGIIFKGSGFYQTDYRSDSWKKGEKADKKSQDSSSSGDSKSSGDSKSSGTKTDSSSD from the coding sequence ATGCCCACTTATGAATATCGCTGTAAATCGTGTGCGCACGAATGGGAAGAATTCCAGTCGATCAAAGCAAAACCGTTACGCAAGTGTCCGGAGTGTGGAAAGCTTAAGGCTGAACGAATCATCAGTGCCGGCGGTGGAATCATTTTCAAAGGTTCGGGATTCTATCAGACAGATTACCGCAGTGACTCATGGAAGAAGGGCGAAAAAGCGGACAAAAAGTCACAGGACTCGTCATCATCAGGTGACAGTAAATCGTCCGGCGACTCGAAATCGTCTGGTACAAAAACAGACAGTTCTTCCGATTAA
- the trpD gene encoding anthranilate phosphoribosyltransferase — translation MHPTLQPAVKQLIDKQDLSANEMRDCVGAIMDGECDAIDVSSLLTAISCKGPSAIEIVGAAQAMRDRASRIATQRKPLLDTCGTGGDQLHTFNISTATAIVAAACDISVAKHGNRSVSSSSGSADVLEALDVNIQLTPEQAAKCLDEVGIAFCFAPLVHGAMKHAAPIRKALGFPTIFNLLGPLTNPAGAEYQLLGASRIERAKLLSGALSELGTRRALVVCGNDELDEVCLWGPTTVFEVHAGQVKHSQWTPDDFGLSTCDVRSLRVDSAQESAEFVRLALAGQDSPATRIVTANAAAALLAAERFQDLRQAVGHVQAVLNSGAATEKLSELAEWTRMHR, via the coding sequence ATGCATCCGACGTTACAACCGGCCGTTAAACAGCTGATTGACAAACAGGACTTGTCGGCAAATGAGATGAGGGACTGTGTCGGAGCGATCATGGATGGTGAGTGCGACGCAATTGATGTGTCATCGCTGCTCACAGCAATTTCCTGTAAAGGCCCTTCAGCGATTGAAATCGTAGGAGCGGCACAGGCCATGAGGGACCGGGCTTCCCGAATCGCGACGCAACGAAAACCTCTTCTGGATACGTGTGGCACCGGTGGCGATCAGCTGCACACATTCAATATTAGTACGGCCACGGCCATCGTGGCTGCCGCCTGTGACATTTCCGTTGCCAAGCATGGAAACCGCAGCGTCTCCAGCAGCAGTGGATCAGCCGACGTATTGGAAGCCCTGGACGTAAACATCCAGCTGACGCCGGAACAGGCTGCCAAATGTCTGGATGAGGTGGGTATTGCGTTTTGTTTTGCACCGTTGGTTCACGGAGCGATGAAACACGCGGCTCCGATTCGCAAAGCACTCGGTTTCCCTACCATTTTCAACCTGCTGGGTCCGCTCACCAATCCTGCCGGCGCAGAGTATCAACTGCTGGGTGCCAGTCGCATCGAACGAGCAAAACTACTCTCCGGCGCACTTAGCGAACTGGGGACACGCCGGGCACTGGTCGTCTGTGGCAATGATGAACTGGATGAAGTATGTCTGTGGGGACCGACAACCGTCTTTGAGGTCCATGCCGGACAGGTGAAACACAGTCAATGGACACCGGATGATTTTGGATTATCCACATGTGATGTCCGTTCACTGCGCGTGGATTCTGCTCAGGAAAGTGCAGAATTCGTTCGACTGGCGTTGGCCGGACAGGATTCTCCGGCAACCCGAATCGTAACGGCCAATGCTGCGGCCGCACTTTTGGCAGCAGAACGTTTTCAGGATCTCCGGCAGGCTGTGGGACACGTACAGGCTGTGCTGAACAGCGGTGCGGCAACTGAAAAACTTTCTGAACTTGCCGAATGGACTCGGATGCACCGGTAG
- a CDS encoding amidohydrolase — MANHCFPDYPVTRLILFALAIGVSVRATCGSDPENPPVPRRIYLDEFRPVSELRTFRHLQKRARFPCVNVHSHPGRLSETQIDEMVRVMDQSNIAVSVSLDGRAGAAFSEHHQNLTSRHPGRFIVFVRMDYIGDGEAQNPETWQVHEPAYGSRMADRLTEAVRQGASGLKLLKDLGLSLRDPSGRLYRPDDRRFDPVWQRAGELKIPVLWHCADPVAFFRPISEKNERWEELHRHLEWSFHGNDFPSHQELIDARNRVIARHPGTTFICAHMADIPEDLQKLGRYLDRYPNMNVEIAARVAELGRQPYTARRFFLEYADRILFGTDGVPPISELIPHWRFLETWDEYFPYEDNPFPPQGMWNIYGIGLPDEVLKNVYYRNAARLIPGVHFSLTEQKQPDSENSPP, encoded by the coding sequence ATGGCCAATCATTGTTTTCCCGATTATCCCGTGACTCGATTGATATTGTTCGCTTTGGCAATTGGTGTTTCTGTTCGTGCAACCTGTGGCAGTGATCCTGAGAATCCACCGGTGCCGCGACGCATCTATCTGGATGAATTCCGGCCCGTGTCGGAACTTAGAACATTCCGGCACCTGCAGAAACGGGCCAGGTTTCCCTGCGTTAATGTGCATTCACACCCCGGTCGACTGTCTGAAACGCAAATTGATGAGATGGTCCGTGTGATGGATCAGTCCAATATTGCTGTAAGTGTCAGCCTCGACGGACGGGCCGGTGCTGCATTTTCCGAACATCATCAGAATCTCACGTCCCGACATCCCGGTCGGTTCATTGTGTTCGTACGTATGGACTACATTGGTGATGGCGAGGCCCAAAACCCGGAAACGTGGCAGGTACACGAGCCTGCCTATGGCAGCCGGATGGCGGATCGTCTGACTGAGGCTGTGCGACAGGGAGCATCGGGTTTGAAGCTGCTCAAGGATCTTGGTCTTTCCCTCCGCGATCCGAGCGGTCGTTTGTACCGCCCGGATGATCGGCGGTTCGATCCGGTGTGGCAGCGGGCGGGTGAGTTAAAGATACCTGTGTTATGGCATTGCGCTGACCCTGTGGCGTTTTTTCGACCGATTTCGGAAAAGAACGAACGTTGGGAGGAACTGCATCGACACCTGGAGTGGAGTTTTCACGGGAACGACTTTCCGAGTCATCAGGAACTGATCGATGCTCGCAATCGAGTGATCGCCCGACATCCAGGAACGACGTTCATCTGTGCCCATATGGCGGACATACCCGAGGACCTTCAGAAGCTGGGCCGCTATCTCGATCGTTATCCGAATATGAATGTTGAGATCGCTGCACGTGTTGCCGAACTTGGTCGCCAGCCCTACACCGCGCGTCGCTTCTTTCTGGAATACGCGGACCGAATTCTGTTCGGCACAGACGGAGTGCCGCCGATATCAGAACTGATCCCGCACTGGAGATTCCTCGAAACATGGGATGAATATTTTCCCTACGAAGACAATCCGTTTCCTCCGCAGGGCATGTGGAACATTTATGGAATCGGTCTGCCTGACGAAGTTCTGAAGAATGTGTATTACCGGAACGCCGCCCGGCTGATTCCCGGTGTGCATTTTTCACTGACTGAACAAAAACAACCAGACAGCGAAAATTCGCCACCTTAA